In Thunnus thynnus chromosome 4, fThuThy2.1, whole genome shotgun sequence, the DNA window GCTCCAGTTCAAGTTGAGTCCATGGATGAGTGACGTTCCAGCCTCATCTAAACTTGAGGTACGCTGGCACTGAGTAGTTAAAGAGCAGGAAGTCCATGCGGTAGAGATTGTACAGCTTCTTCTGGTAGAAGGGGCTGATGTTGTGGAAGAACTGGGCTGCCATGTCTCCTGTGGTTCTGGTGCTCTTGGATGAGGTGGGGAAGCTGACCTGGTCCTCCACCCCGGCCAGCTGCAGCACGTAGCGGGAGTCCTGCTCCAGCGTCTCGTACTTCCCTACCACGTCGTAGTGGATGAGGCAGGGGTGGCACAGCGAGTGCACCCGCTCCCAGTGCTCGTTGAAGGGCTCCTCTCGCTGGGTGGCTGGGTCTACAAGGTAATACACAAACTCCTCAAAGGAGACGTCGTTGCCTCTCTCCAGAGCTTCCGGTTGTGGGTCCGGCCTGTGCCGGCGCACGATCTTTGTGCCGTATCGTTTATGGAAAGCCGTGTTGTAGCTCCGTGTGAACTTGTTGCGGTACGCGGATACAAGCCGTTCGAAGGGCTCACGTACAAAGATGAACTTCAGGTAGGAGCGTAGGCGCTGGTTGATCTGGGAGGTGGAGTACTCTGACAGGGTGCGGAGGTTTCCTGGGACGTGGGCCTCGTTGGCCGGTATCTCCAGTGGGTCTCGATGGGACCCGGCGCCGCCCGTCAGAACCATGAGCACTCGCTTCCAGTTGGTGCAGGCCACTTTGGGCACGTAGCAGTACAGCAAGCCGTGCTGGTCGTCCACGATGACGTGTTTCAGGTCCTCGGGGATGAGGACTCTGCGTTTGCGGGTGTAGGAGCGGCAGGCTTCTTCTAACAACTCCCGCCGGCCCTGATGGACCACCTGCACTGCTGACTCAACCTacaggagaaaacaaaagaagaattaAAACAAAGGAACTATTCATAAGTAATAAAACCAGAAGCTCTCACTAACGCTTAACTTTTAAAGGATCATTCAACTTTATACAACATGGATCTTACTTTCATAGTTTTGGCTATTATTCATATCAGCTGAGATAATATTGTACTTTACAAGTTAACTGCTGTGATCTGGGAATGTGGCAACATCACTACAAGGTACTAAATCAGATCATGGGGCAAAAAACACCAGCAGTCAGACAAACAGGTTCTAAACAAAGCCTCAGGTAAACCAAGCttagagacaaagagacaaagtacagtgtaattattacccaacatccatcacagtttacagactgaTCTACTTCTTCTATTATTGGCCTTTTGGGTTGGCTTTGGCTTTTACCTCCAAATGGAAGTGTTGACTTTAGATCTGAAATGATTggagttaattaattaatcagttaCTCCACTGAGACAAAAATTAACTGCAACTATTTTGCTAATAGATTAatagttatttttcaagcagaaatgccaaacgTAGCTAATGCCAGCATTTTAAATGTGAagactttgtgttttatttccttgtaATTGAATATGTTGGAGTTTTGCACTGGGAAATTGcgatgagcatttttcactattttctgatgtttaataGACCAAATAATAATCTTCtgattatattaaaataatcattagttgaagCTCTAGTTGAAGTCCTGCCCACTGTCCactaaatatatttgattagacaacagtttgacatttttggatccaaataaataatctggtcaaactgttggcttgtttacatCCTGTGGGattgactgcttgtgtttcttgccccatCAGACTTTAATGTAGTGATGTGGCCGTGTTACCAGATCTAAGCAGCTTaaagaaatgatggccaaaccCACGAGAATAAAACCTAAAATGTAATGAACTGGAATTATCCTTAAATCATTCTCCAGTTGATTATTTATA includes these proteins:
- the LOC137182072 gene encoding carbohydrate sulfotransferase 11-like; translation: MRKPKVIRMVFALSLGCFIMVIFYFNSNLRPASEPVGERSSGQKSRRSPLQTLYDGDQVESAVQVVHQGRRELLEEACRSYTRKRRVLIPEDLKHVIVDDQHGLLYCYVPKVACTNWKRVLMVLTGGAGSHRDPLEIPANEAHVPGNLRTLSEYSTSQINQRLRSYLKFIFVREPFERLVSAYRNKFTRSYNTAFHKRYGTKIVRRHRPDPQPEALERGNDVSFEEFVYYLVDPATQREEPFNEHWERVHSLCHPCLIHYDVVGKYETLEQDSRYVLQLAGVEDQVSFPTSSKSTRTTGDMAAQFFHNISPFYQKKLYNLYRMDFLLFNYSVPAYLKFR